One Streptomyces sp. NBC_00554 DNA segment encodes these proteins:
- a CDS encoding helicase-related protein, giving the protein MDARQELVAYLHRQLVGPAQGERETLDAPPDRQYLMGTLYPQEADLQRQLDLAVEELEGAGTEGAAEDTAPASDPVPESNAWLPSSLGFSFYTDATTVEITCTGARYQTHAATGERGRRWERVPLPAETHTLGPDRDHVAVLDGRAELRVRRRAFGTGHLVTVALVNIARHEQALGKAAQWDRMLFQVGLEARPVGGGIRQYPSVRLASRDLEEQELRLQYEHVRTHAVGHGCAVAEHYDEKARRVTALSAAVMPEAEASGIRAAGLTGTPVLDVLHLADPEVSADQLREELAEFIADYRAWYVGQLNQDVPDWGRDAADRILRRIRDTVTRIESGVRTLCDPSRPELLHAFRAANRAMALQMRHSAPDLAGTRRPRHAAVPLDPEPDPAAAWRPFQLAFFLLALDGVADPRHADRATTDLIWFPTGGGKTEAYLLLAAFEMVLRRREPDGGGTAVLSRYTLSLLTTQQFQRAATTVCALETLRRADPVTYGQEPFSIGLWVGETTTPNTYEKARAAFDDVRAAARPDDVFILDRCPWCGTRILPAHKSPDIGDYGVRAAADSFAFFCPRDECAFHDELPVAVVDEQLYDRPPTFVLGTVDKFARLAWEPRAGRLFGARRGNRPPSLVIQDELHLLTGPLGTTVGLYEAAVLGLCTAPDGTGPKVVASTATIRRSGEQVRALYGGGVQLFPPAGLDARHSYFAEPDTSRPGRRYLGVMAQGHTAGRAAVATAAAMLQGAWELPEEHRDAYWTLVAYHHSLRELGRTVTAAADDIPAQLAGLESGVGTRELADRQVQELTSNLPRAEQPVLLDRLEKRWDEKESVSFLPCTNMLSVGVDVKRLALMLMQGQPKTTAEYIQATSRVGRHSVPGLVVTFFNATRPRDRSHYETFDVYHRSLYRHVEPTSVTPWSMPSRTRALHAALVILVRHRLGLAAENQAGHLTDRIAEVEAVAEELAARAEACEPSSGDAVRKELADLIAVWEDAARAARKDGRELYYRSQGKGQSNLIKSFEQRYGLWETPNSMRNVDRECQVMVKGADL; this is encoded by the coding sequence ATGGACGCCAGACAGGAACTCGTCGCCTACCTGCACCGGCAGCTCGTCGGTCCGGCCCAAGGAGAGCGCGAGACGCTCGATGCCCCGCCCGACCGGCAGTACCTCATGGGCACGCTGTACCCCCAAGAGGCCGATTTGCAAAGGCAGTTGGACCTTGCCGTAGAAGAACTGGAGGGTGCCGGCACGGAGGGTGCGGCCGAGGACACCGCCCCCGCAAGTGATCCCGTGCCCGAGTCCAACGCCTGGCTGCCCTCGTCGCTCGGCTTCAGTTTCTACACCGACGCCACCACCGTCGAGATCACCTGCACCGGTGCCCGCTACCAGACCCACGCCGCTACGGGTGAACGCGGCCGGCGCTGGGAACGCGTCCCGCTGCCCGCAGAGACCCACACGCTCGGCCCGGACCGTGACCACGTAGCTGTCCTTGACGGTCGCGCCGAACTCCGGGTCAGACGACGCGCGTTCGGCACCGGACACCTGGTCACCGTCGCCCTGGTCAACATCGCCCGCCATGAACAGGCCCTCGGGAAGGCCGCTCAGTGGGACCGGATGCTCTTCCAGGTGGGCCTCGAAGCGCGGCCTGTGGGCGGCGGGATTCGCCAGTACCCGAGCGTCCGACTGGCCAGCCGCGACCTGGAGGAACAGGAGCTGCGCCTGCAGTACGAGCACGTGCGGACCCACGCGGTCGGCCATGGCTGCGCGGTGGCCGAGCACTACGACGAGAAAGCGCGCCGGGTGACCGCTCTCAGCGCGGCCGTCATGCCGGAGGCCGAGGCCAGTGGCATCCGGGCCGCAGGCCTGACCGGAACTCCCGTACTCGACGTGCTGCACCTCGCCGACCCCGAGGTCTCTGCCGACCAACTGCGCGAGGAACTGGCAGAGTTCATCGCCGACTACCGTGCCTGGTACGTGGGGCAGCTGAATCAGGACGTCCCCGACTGGGGCCGTGACGCCGCCGACCGCATCCTCCGGCGTATCCGTGACACCGTCACTCGGATCGAATCCGGTGTGCGCACTCTCTGCGACCCAAGCCGCCCCGAACTGCTGCACGCCTTCCGCGCCGCCAACCGTGCCATGGCTCTGCAGATGCGCCACTCCGCCCCCGACCTGGCGGGCACCCGCCGACCTCGCCACGCCGCCGTGCCCCTTGATCCGGAGCCGGACCCGGCCGCCGCCTGGCGCCCCTTCCAGTTGGCGTTCTTCCTGCTCGCCCTGGACGGAGTGGCCGATCCCCGGCACGCGGACCGTGCCACCACGGATCTGATCTGGTTCCCGACCGGTGGCGGCAAGACGGAGGCGTATCTGCTGCTCGCCGCCTTCGAGATGGTGCTGCGCAGGCGCGAACCCGACGGCGGTGGTACCGCAGTCCTGAGCCGCTACACCCTCAGTCTGCTGACGACCCAGCAGTTCCAGCGCGCGGCCACCACTGTCTGCGCCCTGGAGACCCTGCGCCGCGCCGACCCGGTCACGTACGGACAAGAGCCCTTCTCGATCGGCCTGTGGGTGGGCGAGACGACCACGCCGAACACCTACGAGAAGGCTCGTGCGGCCTTCGATGACGTACGTGCCGCCGCCCGGCCGGACGACGTCTTCATCCTCGACCGCTGCCCGTGGTGCGGTACCCGAATCCTGCCCGCCCACAAGTCGCCGGACATCGGGGACTACGGAGTACGCGCCGCCGCGGACTCGTTCGCCTTCTTCTGCCCACGTGACGAGTGCGCCTTCCACGACGAACTGCCGGTCGCCGTCGTGGACGAGCAGCTCTACGACCGGCCGCCCACCTTCGTCCTCGGTACGGTGGACAAGTTCGCCCGCCTGGCCTGGGAGCCCCGCGCGGGACGGCTGTTCGGTGCGCGGCGCGGAAATCGGCCGCCCTCGCTCGTCATCCAGGACGAGCTGCACCTGCTCACAGGCCCGCTCGGTACCACCGTGGGCCTGTACGAGGCGGCCGTCCTCGGCCTGTGCACCGCACCTGACGGCACCGGCCCCAAGGTCGTGGCGTCCACGGCGACCATTCGCCGCTCCGGTGAGCAGGTCCGGGCCCTGTACGGCGGCGGAGTCCAGCTCTTCCCGCCCGCCGGGCTCGACGCCCGCCACTCGTACTTCGCGGAACCCGACACCTCCCGTCCCGGACGCCGCTACCTCGGCGTCATGGCCCAGGGACACACAGCGGGCCGCGCCGCCGTGGCCACCGCAGCCGCCATGCTCCAAGGAGCGTGGGAGCTGCCGGAGGAACACCGGGACGCCTACTGGACACTGGTCGCCTACCACCACAGCCTGCGCGAGCTCGGCCGCACCGTCACCGCCGCGGCCGACGACATCCCCGCGCAGCTTGCCGGGCTCGAATCAGGCGTGGGAACAAGAGAACTGGCGGACCGTCAGGTTCAGGAGCTGACCAGTAATCTGCCACGCGCGGAGCAGCCCGTCCTGCTCGACCGTCTGGAGAAGCGGTGGGACGAAAAGGAGTCGGTCTCCTTCTTGCCCTGCACCAACATGCTCTCCGTCGGCGTCGACGTGAAGCGACTCGCCCTGATGCTCATGCAGGGACAGCCCAAGACGACCGCCGAATACATCCAGGCCACCAGCCGCGTCGGCCGGCACTCCGTACCGGGCCTCGTCGTCACGTTCTTCAACGCCACCCGCCCACGGGACCGTTCGCACTACGAGACCTTCGACGTCTATCACCGTTCCCTCTACCGGCATGTCGAACCAACCAGCGTCACCCCCTGGTCCATGCCCTCCCGGACCCGCGCCCTGCACGCCGCGCTCGTCATCCTCGTACGGCACCGGCTCGGCCTCGCCGCGGAGAACCAGGCGGGACACTTGACCGACCGCATTGCCGAAGTAGAGGCAGTGGCAGAGGAGTTGGCGGCCCGCGCCGAAGCATGCGAACCGTCCTCTGGCGACGCAGTGAGAAAGGAACTGGCGGACCTCATCGCCGTCTGGGAGGACGCC